The Branchiostoma lanceolatum isolate klBraLanc5 chromosome 1, klBraLanc5.hap2, whole genome shotgun sequence genomic sequence TGGAAAGCTTTCAAATTGCAATATGTGTATTTGTGACACATCAAAAGTTATTTGGATAAGAACTGTGGTACACATTTGTGTGATGCTTGAAGGTTATTTTGACATCAAAACCTACTGCTCCAGATGTACTGAAATGTTTTAGCTGccttaggcccccattccacagATGACAATTTCACTGTGATATCACTTTGACCTAAATTGGATGTACAGTCTAACCATTATCAAGTTGGGATAGGCTCTTTACAGCCAAGATATTGTAAGGACAAAATGGAAGTCcagagtccgccatcttgaatttgccaGTCATGTCACATGGTCCAACAAATTGATAAGGATCGTATTCCTTACAAAAATTTTCTCAGTAATAGTTTGCATGTATTCTTAAAAATACAAACTTCAATTccttaaaatttgtatgaatactttCTTAAGGCACCCGTGTTCATGGACTATGTATTCACCAAGCATTGACTATCTACATGATGCATTTTCTATGCATGTATCAGGCATTGGCTATGCATACCAGAGGCTATGCAGTTAGCTTTCTGTCATCCAGACTGGACAGCTCTTTCCACTGACTGCTAAACtgtgtaaaatgtacatgtagatatcttgACTAAGCTGTCAGCCTTCATATAGTTGTAACTTGCATTGTAGATATGATCCCAGAAAGTTATACTTTGCTGTTTTCTCTTCTGTAATGTAGTATCTATgctgtacatcatgtacataatATCACATTGTAGTTTCTTACAAATCCTATGGGCACAAATTTAGATAAAATTTTAAGATTTCAGTCTAGTTATATAGACTGATGTGAGTATACGTAGATTATGTCTTGTAAAGATATAGAATATATTGTGAAGCTAAGGAaggtgtactacatgtactacatgtatagtagtTAGTAATATAGACATGCATTTGTCTTAGTGTCTTATGTATAGTTTTTGTATGTAAGAATAGTGTAAATGTGGCAACTTTGTATGGAGTGCAGGAGACAGACAGAACAGACTCTTAAtagattacttttttttttttaacgaacttgctcagtgcaaggccatagggggccactcatctaagcactgaactaattcttactatagcagcatctcttcaccctattGTAGGTAAATGAATTGCAGGGAGATATTGTAAAAACAAATGCTATTACACAGTTTGATAGGAACTTTTGaagtttaaacctccttgcaaaaACTAACCAAACTGTCTTCAAAATGAAAGCCACTTTTAAAAATTGGCCTAGCCTTCCAAAAACTTGGCCCAATCCCCAAACATCCACGTAGCCCTATCTTTGATGTGAAAACCTGATCTAAATTTTGTATATAGGTGGTTCTATGGCTGTCACAGTTAGATGAAtgtgtaacagttgtatttctGTGTTTTAAACCTGTACATATTCTATTGAGAACTGATCTGTGACTGTGAGATGTGGTTAGGTATAAGTTCCTATCGAGGCTGTAGCAGATTTGCATAGGATATTGTATACAAAGAAGGCCTTATAAAGAGATCTATCATCTATGATTCAGGTAACTACAAGTAGGGAAAACAGTGGAACTTTCTTATTAGGTAGATAATGTGTGTGCAACAAATCTATCAATTTATCCTCTATTAACATttatccgctgggttacataaaattgacatttttcgtggtggtttaacGTTCagagttttcacagtgacctcttcactACGAACCTAAAACCGTtccaaaaatacatgttttgtcttctgcccacctaccctcttgtttcaactgtgacctaaaaaagaaacattttctccctactgcgaaattctTACAGTAGCCTGAgtagcctccgtagtgaccgctgtgtgctggctcaaaaaaattcgcttgctaaccttAGCAAGCGaaattttttgagccagcggtcactacggaggctggtactcagactAGTCTTACAGTATATCTTTCCACTTTTAAAGATAGTGTGTCccagagatctctagtgcagccaCACTGGagtgtagtctctaccagactaaccgcgccggctatagggagaacatttgccgggggacttttgaccctctctccgtagccgactcccttcatacaattgactctatttggccaatttctactattttcccagcgaaccgcggaggctggtagagcctaacaggagtgcattatactggggatgTTGAATTGGAGATCTCTTTTAAGAAATTTTCTGGATGAAGGACAAGGGtgacctggtggaattatgatgCTACAACCCTTTCATGTTTCATGTAGCAGCTGTGCAATCCACAGACCTCAGCACTGCTTTTATCGAGAAAAGAATCATAATGTTGACACAAATCGAGTGCCTTGACAAAACCCTCAAATTGGTTTGACACTGCTAGGCAGGAACAACACATTGTCATGTAGATATGATTATTATGTACTCTTCTCAGATTTTAtaattacaaaaatgtatgtacgTTGTCTGACACTTGACTGTATGCATAGTTGCATGTACTTTTACCATAATGTTAGTTGTAAGTATGTAACAAAATTATCTCTCCTTGCAATGAAGTTTACTTGGTCCAAGTTAGGTATTTATGTCTGTAATAGTAAGCTTATGTATTTGAAGAGAGTAAAATTTGTGGTTTCttaaaagaatgtttttgtCATTGCTGTCTGTTACTTCAACTATGAATACATATAGTTGATGACAATAACGTAAATTTTCTTGGGGCAACCCACCCGCTAAGTCAGCCATTGTGCCCATTGcacaaaaatgaaatcattacaaatgaagtatcattttaaagaacaATATATACAAGACTGCCTATCatccaaaaagacaacagacaTACTTGATCGTGGGAAATTTCGGCACTTTTTTCTTGGGACCAGCTCATATAAGCAGCCCTGGTGCaaaatagcctggagtccagccttattagctttccgttcgctaccgaagcgaggagcggagcttgggtagcgaacggaaagctaataaggctggactccaggctaggtgCAAAACCCATGAATGTACGATCATGGCAATTAGAGTTTCCTTGTACCTTTACAAGCTTTCAAACCTTACATAATAGaataataaaatcaatgaaGTAACAAAGGAGTATCATATGATAAACCGAAATCAAGTTCCCAAACTTGTTTTATGTTACCGTAACTTCACAGATATTGCATCAGTAAGTCCTGTATCACTTAAGTTTAAGACTCAAAAAGAAGCTATGAAGATGTGGCACATGTTAAACAAAGTTTAACAATACTCTTTATTGCTATGTcacagtgacatacatgtaagtaacttatcagtagaaaaaattgcatctGTTTTATTGAGATACCCAGCAGTAGCAAGCAACCCTTAATGCATAATGACCATACCATCCTATTCTTTGgtcaatacaaatgtatatattgcAAGGTGTGCTAATGCTCATAAAAACAAGTTCATGAAATCAAAGTATGAAGAACTTGCTACTTCACAATAAATGCTCTTCAGTTCTGTTACGTCATTTAAAGttgatacaatttttttcacgTTATATGAAAGCATTTGGTTTAATAGTTGCTACTGACTGCCGAACATACAAAGTCAGAAAAGGCAATAAAGTATTAAAGATACTACTTGTATGCAGAGAAGAACATGTGTTCTCTTTCCAGTATCTTCATTGTACATGATAAtatactgattttttttaaatcaatcaaagtacaattttttttttaatgtaggCGCTGGTCTTACTTAAGACAGAATTATCATTCATATCTTATATTAGTTGACCATAGCTTTGCCTTGTGAGTACATTAGTCTCCAAAATGAGGGAAGCAGAAAAACCTGATAAAATGCAAATCTGCCCTAGAATGGTTCAACATGCCAATCAGGGTTGGTTTACAGACTGGATGGTACTGTAATCATTATTTCCTGAAACTAGTGAAAGCTGTTGAAACTTCTGAACTTGAATCACAGTCCCAACAAAGATCATACCCTCGCTTGGAGCAGTAACCAAGACATCAAGCTGCCTCCCTTACAATCATCATGCTTGTGTTGAAAAGATTCAAGTTTTCAACTGACCCACAAATTGAGTCTGTGCAGAAGTTGATCAAGGTGATCTTCACTTGATCCATACAGTTGCAAGTCCCTTCTCAACAAACATAttgtaaatgttgaaacttttgcagtggttttattttcatggcgACCTCTCCACAGCAAAATCATATGCATCTCCAAACTCCAATGTATTGtttcaaaattgaaacattGCTAAAACATCCTTTTTCCTCTTCCctggaaataaaaccaccgcaaatgtatatgaatatacGGTAATATGTCTATTATGAGGAGTACATTTGCACCTAACCAAATACGAAGTCAATCCCAGACACTGCTTAAAACATTGTCTTTCCTCAATCAGCTATCTACATAGATAAGTAATCTCATTGTGTAGTTGAAAGTCTGAGGAACGGTCCATCGTTAGGAAGATCCAGATGTTGATGTGGACTCCTCACTGGATGGTTTTGCAGAGGGGGGTTTCTGTGGCTCACTGTTTGTACCCAGAATAGTCCTTTCTACATCCTCGATGTTTATTTCCTTTACCTTCATTGCTTTCTGGTGAAGAGAAATGGGGTCATGGATAAATGATACACCACGGCTGTTAATGACAGAAAcaccctgtcaatagtgcaaaagaAGTCTTACTGACAGGAAGCACAGGAATACCGTTAAATCGGCAAACATTTAATCAAAACATCCATGCAACGGCTTGAAGAGTGTAGATCTAAAGCGGTTGACTTGCAAGCCTAATAATACTTAGTAATATCGTGAAAGGTTGGAGgtacaactttttttctaacagCCATCTCTTTAACATTCTAGTTAATTGCTATTGTTTGGTTCGTGTCATTTTAAAGGATCATCCACAGGGTAGACAGGATCACTAGGGGTTTGTGACAAATGgaatatcctgtcaatagtgcctaAAAATTGTTTCACAATGACAGGAACCACTTCTCAATAACCTCTGCCAAACgttatattacatgtagtattcgGTTTACCTTGTACTCAGAGTTCTGCCACTGGTCAAAAGTCACAGCCATGCCAGCGTGCATCTTTCGCAAAATCAATTGGTCATTACCATGGCCCAGGCCAAACATGGACAAATGCTAAcccattgatgatgatgatatcctattaggctcgcccctgaggcttcgccaaaaaaaGAACATGGAAATGGGGGATGGGGCAACGTTATATGATGTTGGgaacaatgttgttgtttttaatcaGAATGGCTCAGTCCCATGCGTTAGTGTGACACACGCTGGCAGGCCGGTACCTTTTCGCCGGGACCCCGAGGTCGGGAAGGCGGGGGAATCGGTCAGAGATACCTTGACGCAAGACTGGTACTTCTTGAAGAGCGGCGTGCAGGCCTCGTTCGCTCGGTCGCCCTTCAGGAACTTCTCGGAGAACCATTTGTTGAAGCACTGGTCGTAGTCCCTCTTCATGTCAGTACACTCGGAGCCCACGCTGTTCATGGCGAATGGTTTCTCGAACGAGAGAGAGAAAAGCCGAGGAAAGTCGAGTTTTTCGTCGGAACGTTGTTTACTTCAAGACTTCAGCTTTGGACGGTGAAGCCTTTGGACAGCTGTGTCGTCTGCAGCGTTATCCAAAATTCCACTACGGCAAAGTAGTTCTACAATAATACGTCCTTTATTTCTTACGAAACGGTAACTTGTCACccaatcatttcattttcaatactCTATTACGCTCTGTGGATGTTTTATACtaaataaaatgtgtttgtgtatcaaaaatatatgtaaTTTCTTTGGAAATCCGCGGAAGAATACAAATATTTGACCCGATAAGCTACCttatgacctttcacctttcaagatggcggcctgtGGCTGAAAAAATATCATCGTGAGAAGAAACATCTCGATTTCATGATATACTGGTGTCGTGCTGGTTTATACAAGTGCGTGGGCAGCTATGAATCACTTACAGTGGCTGTACAGGGCGCCTCTTGTCGGCAGAGCTGTTTTACTTGCGATAACACGAAGGTTTTCGTCCAAGGTGAGCACTACTTGCACTGCACTATGATTATGAATGGGTTTAATAAAAATTATAGGTTGGTCAAGGAGGTTTGGTCGGTAAATTGTAGAGGGTAAAACATCAGGTAACCTTCAGTATTGCTGGTAATGGTATGAACACCATTTTGAAGTAGGATGTAGAGTATACAACAGAGAGAGATTGGAACTTTTTAGACTGATACAATCTAATATTCGGTCCGTGTATTCACCGAAATACGGGAAATacgcgaaatacacgaaatacacgtccgaaatacacgaaatacacatgaagatggctgaaatctaccgaaatacagtatgatttgatgagttaacatcacaggttgctatatgcCGTcttaaaataatatatttatagccctggcgacaagaaaatgacagaaaatacttcgcgatcccggccacgtccggtcgccgccatctttcttaccatacaccatgatgtttgtttttcagtggtgtCTAATCTTATgtgtcatttacacaaaaagggtggtgaaatgtaccgacatacagtatgatttgatgagcaaacatcacaggttgctttatttcggcataaaataatatatttatggtcctggtgacaagaaaaggacagaaaatacttggcgaccccggccggccgccgcgtcatctttcttatcatacgccatgatgtttgttgggtatcaggacaactcggcccctaggccgggacaactcggcaccttacTTACTGAGCACgtaatatgtgtatgtttggagAAGATTGGTTATGATATCGATCTAGAAGCCTCACTACTAtaattttaacttctttttttttttttgctcggcaGGAATTCTATAGCGCCGGCGTACTTTGGGGTGCGCCAGCGGGGTCAATCGCCATGTCGCCCGCCGAGTCCGCCCGAGTTGCCCCGCTAGTCTAAAGCGATACTAAAGACTACTGGCttacattacaatatgaaaCTACACGACATTAAACTACAAGCATATAATAAACTACTTGGTATTTGTGAACATGATTTATCTCTAAATAAAGCTCGGTCACAAATCTAATGATGTTTGCCGACAAACAGCCGTGAACCACCAACACAACCGACACTCGCGGTCCGATTCGTAGGCAAACAAAAAATCCAATACAGCGGTGTCCAACGTTCGTTCATGACTAAACAATCGTCAGAAACTTTCCCTGTATGTGATTTCCTGCTAACTACTGCCCATATGCCATTGTAGAAGCGATAATGTGCAACGGATTGCGCTAACTTTCTCTTCGGGTAGCGTTcatgtaggaacaaatatgGCGGATCAAGCTATACCATCATCCTTTGCGCGGCAGGAAATACTGTAACCAGTTATTCCAAGGaggttactagtatatcaataccagtgatctccagctatatggttgacagcgaactacacttttGTGATACTATTTGAATGAGAAACGTATGAAATTTAGCCCTGGAAATTTGGTACATCTCcagctatatactagtacagtagttgacagcgaactacacttttGTCATTCTATTTGAATGCCAAACGTATGAAAATTGGTGACGTCGCATCTCTTATTAAACCAGTGATCTCTAGCTATatggttgacagcgaactaACACTTTTTATCATACTATTCgaatgccaaatgtatgaaatttggccCGACGCATGGAATTTGGTACGTCGCATCTCTTAACCAGTGATCTCCAGCTATATACtagttgacagcgaactacacttaTATCATACTATTCGAATGCCAAgtgacgtatgaaatttggccCGATGTACGAAATTCGGTCCGTCGCATCTCTTATTAAACCAGTGATCTCCAGCTATATCATGGggttgacagcgaactacacttctgtcatactatttgaatgccaaacgtatgaaatttggcCCGACGTATGAACTTGGTacgtccaaacctccttggtacgtcGCATCTCTTCAAGAAAGTGTGCAAGCCATACAAATGCAACGTGATTTTCAAGCCGATTAACACCTTGACACCTTTTCATAGCGCGTCAGCAATCAAGGTGATTTTCTGTACTTTAGCAGGAAATCAATTTATCACTTTGCCTTTTATTGCATGGTGTCACCTTTTTTGCCATGTAAAGACCGATTTGTAAATAattgttgccatttttcgtAATATAATTTTTTCATGGATTGTGtcatttctgaaataactttgtgactaggtttctttaccttcaacaagaaatgtaaagacccgatttgtaaatagttgtTGCCAATTTTcgtaatataatttttttaatggattgtgccatttctgaaataactttgactaggtctctttaccttcaacaagaaatgtaaagaccCGATTTGTAAGTAACTTGCGTACTTTCCATGAATGC encodes the following:
- the LOC136438980 gene encoding TP53-regulated inhibitor of apoptosis 1-like isoform X1, encoding MNSVGSECTDMKRDYDQCFNKWFSEKFLKGDRANEACTPLFKKYQSCVKKAMKVKEINIEDVERTILGTNSEPQKPPSAKPSSEESTSTSGSS
- the LOC136438980 gene encoding TP53-regulated inhibitor of apoptosis 1-like isoform X2, whose protein sequence is MNSVGSECTDMKRDYDQCFNKWFSEKFLKGDRANEACTPLFKKYQSCVKVSLTDSPAFPTSGSRRKESNEGKGNKHRGCRKDYSGYKQ